From a region of the Synechococcus sp. PCC 7502 genome:
- the pgsA gene encoding CDP-diacylglycerol--glycerol-3-phosphate 3-phosphatidyltransferase — protein MPNLNTIPNWVTLSRLLSIPIIFMVLSNNDSTMTRQIATIAFLIAALTDWLDGYLARTLNQVSEFGKFLDPLVDKLLVIAALLILLELEQIPAWAVFVIIAREILITAWRGAPDASTPTIIGANIWGKVKTVSQILAIAALLLEIPYALALFWLAVILTIVSGLIYVLPLSTQDVSSG, from the coding sequence ATGCCTAATCTAAACACTATTCCCAATTGGGTAACTTTGTCTCGGCTGCTATCGATCCCGATTATTTTTATGGTTCTAAGCAATAACGACAGCACTATGACTCGGCAAATAGCGACAATTGCATTTTTAATTGCGGCTTTAACCGATTGGCTAGATGGTTATTTAGCTCGCACACTCAATCAGGTCAGTGAATTTGGTAAATTTCTTGATCCCCTTGTCGATAAGTTACTGGTAATTGCAGCTTTGCTAATTTTGCTAGAGCTAGAACAAATTCCTGCTTGGGCTGTATTTGTGATCATTGCTAGGGAAATTTTGATCACGGCATGGCGGGGCGCACCTGATGCCAGTACACCAACTATTATTGGAGCAAATATATGGGGTAAGGTTAAAACCGTAAGTCAAATTCTGGCGATCGCTGCTTTATTGCTAGAAATACCTTATGCCTTAGCTCTATTTTGGTTAGCTGTGATATTAACCATAGTTTCAGGTTTAATCTATGTGTTACCTTTGTCAACTCAGGATGTCAGTTCAGGATAA
- a CDS encoding glycosyltransferase family 2 protein produces MTSKGFNNLSKPTALSSVHIKVSLCMIVKNEAERLANCLKSVKGFVDEIILVDTGSRDRTVNIAKKYGAKIFKFEWCDDFAAARNYSLEQARGEWILVLDADEVLVQAIIPILQNAINNPEYLAINLNREEIGAGRSPYSLITRLFRRRLDIYFTGFYHESIDNSVEALMQSHPQDSQQVITIPQVAIHHYGYKPELLSKKQEFAQRLMEKQLAADPNDAYTHSKLGALYVEIGAAEQGLSLLQTGLSILKSDPQNLPTQFELNYHLGIAYSHIQNWELAKTHYQNAIALDVADVIKLPAYNNLGNLWQSESKFAEAIACYEKILDIAPDFATGYFNLGIARKSVHDFTGAIAAYIEALKINPQYAEAYQNLAVALQQTGKIEASKMAFTEAIKYHRQQDRQEIAQQLQNYLSNAC; encoded by the coding sequence ATGACCAGTAAAGGATTTAATAATTTATCAAAACCCACAGCTTTAAGTTCTGTGCATATTAAAGTGAGTCTCTGCATGATTGTCAAAAATGAAGCAGAAAGACTGGCAAATTGCCTCAAAAGTGTCAAAGGTTTTGTTGATGAGATTATTTTGGTTGATACTGGTTCTAGAGATCGCACTGTCAATATTGCTAAAAAATATGGTGCCAAAATATTTAAGTTTGAGTGGTGTGATGATTTTGCTGCTGCCCGTAACTATTCCTTAGAGCAGGCAAGGGGAGAATGGATTTTAGTTTTAGATGCCGATGAAGTCTTGGTACAGGCAATTATTCCGATTTTACAAAATGCGATAAATAATCCTGAATATCTAGCCATTAATCTTAATCGGGAGGAAATTGGGGCAGGGCGATCGCCTTATTCTTTAATTACTAGATTATTTCGCCGCCGTCTTGATATTTATTTCACGGGTTTTTATCATGAATCTATTGATAATTCTGTAGAAGCTCTGATGCAAAGTCATCCCCAGGATTCCCAGCAAGTGATCACTATTCCCCAAGTTGCCATTCATCACTATGGTTACAAGCCCGAATTATTGAGTAAAAAGCAGGAATTTGCCCAACGCTTAATGGAAAAGCAATTAGCCGCCGATCCCAATGATGCCTATACCCATAGTAAATTAGGTGCATTGTATGTGGAAATTGGTGCAGCCGAGCAAGGATTATCACTATTACAAACAGGTTTATCGATACTGAAATCCGATCCCCAAAATTTACCTACGCAGTTTGAGCTTAACTATCATCTTGGCATTGCTTACAGTCATATACAAAACTGGGAATTAGCAAAAACTCATTATCAAAATGCGATCGCACTAGATGTAGCGGATGTGATCAAATTGCCTGCCTATAATAATCTAGGGAACCTCTGGCAGTCTGAATCTAAGTTTGCCGAAGCGATCGCCTGCTATGAAAAAATCCTAGACATTGCTCCAGATTTTGCTACGGGTTACTTTAATCTTGGGATTGCTCGGAAGTCTGTCCATGATTTTACGGGAGCGATCGCCGCCTATATTGAAGCTCTAAAAATTAATCCTCAGTATGCCGAAGCATATCAAAACTTAGCTGTGGCTTTACAACAAACAGGAAAGATCGAAGCAAGCAAAATGGCGTTTACTGAAGCGATCAAATATCATCGTCAACAAGATCGGCAAGAAATTGCCCAACAATTGCAAAATTATTTAAGCAATGCTTGCTAA
- a CDS encoding R3H domain-containing nucleic acid-binding protein, translating into MSDMIRRQVTDNLEQLLEILPISIKTSIEEYGQLDQLVEVVMDLGRSPEARYFNETRYLSEIPISQADLNSCIEKVGEFSGDNRAGIERTLHRISAMRNRKGVIVGLTCRIGRAIYGTSAMIRDFVETGKSILLLGRPGMGKTTALREIARVLADEINKRVVIIDTSNEIAGDGDIPHPAIGRSRRMQVATPELQHQVMIEAVENHMPEVIVIDEIGTELEALAARTIAERGVQLIGTAHGNQLANLIKNPTLSDLVGGIQSVTLGDEEARRRGTQKSILERKAPPTFDIAIEMTERYKWIVHKDVAETIDGLLRGREPAFQVRAVDLEGKVNVTEETPKIPELVKNPISRGWRSTGRMEPLPLDYPAPRKAVSIKHREWTDDEPEEVNGSFNSSPFSSSITSINGSLELLNVHKEEKEGEFAYIYLYAVSRHQAEEVIDALHLPVILTKDMDNADMILTLRSHIRQHSKLRQVAQTRSLPIHVIKSSTIPQITRAFRRMLQIDEPNSISPVNDLTLFAYGDSEDEMEALEEARLAVEQIVIPKGQPVELLPRSAEIRKMQHELVEHYHLKSSSFGTEPNRRLRIYPS; encoded by the coding sequence ATGTCAGATATGATCCGCAGGCAAGTTACAGATAACCTAGAGCAACTTTTGGAAATCCTGCCAATCAGTATTAAAACCAGTATTGAGGAATATGGGCAACTTGATCAATTAGTCGAAGTGGTTATGGACTTGGGGCGATCGCCAGAAGCAAGATACTTTAATGAAACCAGATATTTATCAGAAATCCCCATTAGTCAGGCTGATTTAAATAGTTGTATCGAAAAGGTGGGTGAATTTAGTGGTGATAATCGCGCAGGTATTGAGCGCACTCTGCATCGGATTAGTGCCATGCGTAACCGTAAAGGTGTAATTGTGGGCTTAACTTGTCGGATTGGACGGGCAATTTATGGTACCAGTGCCATGATTCGCGATTTTGTGGAAACGGGTAAATCGATCTTGCTCCTAGGTCGTCCGGGCATGGGTAAAACTACAGCATTACGGGAAATTGCCAGAGTTCTTGCCGATGAAATTAATAAACGGGTTGTGATCATTGATACCTCCAATGAAATTGCTGGGGATGGTGATATTCCTCATCCTGCCATTGGGCGATCGCGGCGGATGCAAGTGGCTACACCAGAATTACAACACCAAGTCATGATTGAAGCTGTAGAAAATCACATGCCTGAAGTCATTGTCATTGATGAGATTGGCACAGAACTAGAAGCACTAGCAGCGAGAACGATCGCCGAACGAGGAGTACAGTTAATCGGCACAGCCCACGGCAACCAGTTAGCAAATTTAATTAAAAACCCAACTCTTTCGGATTTAGTCGGTGGCATTCAGTCTGTAACCCTTGGCGATGAAGAGGCACGCAGAAGAGGTACGCAAAAAAGTATTTTAGAACGTAAGGCTCCTCCCACCTTTGACATTGCGATCGAGATGACCGAGCGTTACAAGTGGATTGTCCATAAAGATGTAGCTGAAACCATTGACGGGCTTTTACGGGGAAGAGAGCCAGCTTTCCAAGTGCGAGCCGTTGACTTAGAAGGTAAGGTTAACGTTACGGAAGAAACACCAAAAATTCCTGAATTGGTGAAAAATCCGATCAGCCGAGGCTGGCGATCCACTGGACGGATGGAACCTTTGCCCCTAGATTATCCAGCACCGAGAAAAGCTGTATCTATTAAGCACAGAGAATGGACTGACGATGAACCAGAAGAAGTAAATGGAAGCTTTAATAGTTCTCCCTTTAGTAGCTCAATTACCTCAATTAATGGGTCACTGGAGTTACTGAATGTCCATAAAGAAGAAAAAGAAGGCGAATTTGCCTATATTTATCTCTATGCTGTGAGTCGCCACCAAGCAGAAGAAGTTATAGATGCTCTGCATTTACCTGTAATCTTAACCAAAGATATGGATAATGCCGATATGATCTTAACTTTGCGATCGCATATCAGACAGCATTCCAAACTTCGGCAAGTGGCGCAAACACGCTCCCTACCCATTCATGTGATTAAAAGTAGTACTATTCCCCAGATTACTAGAGCTTTTCGGCGGATGCTCCAAATTGATGAACCTAATAGTATTTCCCCAGTCAATGATCTAACTTTATTTGCCTATGGAGACTCAGAAGATGAAATGGAGGCATTAGAAGAAGCAAGATTAGCTGTGGAGCAGATTGTGATTCCTAAAGGGCAACCCGTGGAGCTTTTACCTCGTTCCGCCGAAATCCGCAAAATGCAGCACGAATTAGTTGAACATTATCATTTGAAGTCATCTAGTTTTGGTACAGAGCCGAACCGTCGTTTACGCATT
- a CDS encoding glycosyltransferase family 4 protein, whose protein sequence is MFHQDAIPFITAFTISALVVWFSTPIVRKLGLIAGLTDKPNERKMHTTPVVRLGGVSIFLGTLCALLLVWWGGWFGVLPPSKEYEVWGVTIGGVAFFLLGLADDIFQLPAVFRLFMQLLISGIAWWVGVRIEFISIPFFGIIKFGWLSLPITMVWLSGMVNAINWIDGLDGLAAGVTTIASAVLLITSLFMDQPAAALIAAALSGGCLGFLRYNFKPFSSAEIFMGDGGAYYLGFTLAGVSVIGLVKTAAVAAVILPYLILAVPIVDGVVVILGRLLKRESLMSPDKNHLHHRLVRAGISKRDTVLFIYTLTIWAGCLALAISGMPAGGTYAAVSTLVLIYACWKVRNVTQRSSPNKRDINASSESSSPDPASPNSDET, encoded by the coding sequence ATGTTCCATCAAGATGCCATCCCTTTTATTACCGCTTTCACCATTTCTGCCCTAGTAGTTTGGTTTAGTACACCCATAGTGCGGAAACTGGGACTCATCGCAGGATTAACCGATAAGCCTAATGAACGCAAGATGCACACAACTCCAGTGGTAAGGCTGGGGGGAGTTTCGATCTTTTTAGGTACCCTCTGTGCTTTATTACTAGTATGGTGGGGTGGCTGGTTTGGAGTCCTACCGCCCAGCAAGGAATATGAAGTCTGGGGCGTAACCATTGGCGGAGTTGCATTTTTTCTTCTAGGTTTAGCAGACGATATATTTCAGCTGCCTGCCGTATTTCGACTGTTTATGCAGTTACTAATTTCAGGTATCGCTTGGTGGGTAGGAGTACGCATCGAATTTATTTCTATTCCCTTCTTTGGCATTATTAAATTTGGCTGGTTGAGCTTACCGATCACGATGGTATGGTTGTCGGGCATGGTGAATGCCATAAACTGGATCGATGGCTTAGACGGGTTAGCAGCAGGGGTAACTACGATCGCCTCAGCCGTACTTCTGATCACAAGTCTATTTATGGATCAGCCTGCGGCAGCATTAATTGCAGCGGCTTTATCGGGGGGCTGTTTAGGTTTCTTGCGTTATAACTTTAAGCCCTTTAGCTCTGCGGAAATTTTTATGGGTGATGGCGGAGCATATTATCTAGGATTTACCCTCGCTGGAGTTAGTGTCATTGGCTTAGTGAAAACAGCAGCAGTGGCAGCAGTAATTTTGCCCTACTTGATTTTGGCTGTTCCAATTGTGGATGGGGTAGTAGTCATTCTTGGCAGGCTCCTAAAACGAGAATCCTTAATGTCTCCTGATAAAAATCACCTGCATCATCGCCTAGTTAGAGCAGGAATTTCTAAGCGAGATACAGTGTTATTTATATATACCTTAACAATTTGGGCAGGTTGCCTCGCCTTAGCAATTTCAGGAATGCCAGCAGGGGGAACCTATGCCGCCGTAAGTACCTTAGTACTAATTTATGCTTGCTGGAAGGTGAGGAATGTCACCCAAAGAAGTTCCCCTAATAAAAGAGATATTAATGCTTCTTCGGAGTCTTCATCCCCCGATCCCGCTTCTCCAAACAGCGATGAAACCTAA
- the rpsU gene encoding 30S ribosomal protein S21, whose translation MTQIIVGENEGIESALRRFKKKIQRAGLMADVRRCQYHETTIEKRKRKAENARRKVRFHRS comes from the coding sequence ATGACTCAAATAATTGTTGGTGAAAATGAAGGGATCGAGTCTGCACTTCGCAGGTTCAAAAAGAAAATCCAAAGAGCTGGATTAATGGCAGATGTCCGTCGCTGTCAATATCACGAAACTACTATTGAAAAGCGTAAGCGCAAAGCTGAAAACGCCAGAAGAAAAGTTAGGTTTCATCGCTCTTAG
- a CDS encoding KGK domain-containing protein, translating to MQSSNPIFLDAQDLILALSEVSISSQKAIAVSDLITTISDLLTSKQLELLSTTGIDCEIKQLGKESQKGKIKINIQFIPEPRVAEISNFLQIPKAKKDKVAGWAETVRLASRTYDSGKRDLAFKFLKTVSAQIQSDEDRKRLDDLVGSEIRDKKIWVHYHSLVFQGGSTAIKL from the coding sequence ATGCAATCATCAAATCCTATCTTTCTTGACGCTCAAGATTTAATCCTTGCTTTATCTGAAGTGTCTATTTCTAGTCAAAAAGCGATCGCAGTGTCAGATTTAATTACCACTATTTCTGATCTTTTAACATCTAAGCAACTGGAATTACTAAGTACCACTGGCATTGACTGTGAAATTAAGCAACTAGGGAAAGAATCACAAAAGGGTAAAATCAAAATCAATATCCAGTTTATTCCAGAACCAAGAGTTGCTGAAATTAGTAATTTTTTACAAATTCCCAAAGCCAAGAAAGACAAAGTTGCTGGTTGGGCTGAAACAGTTAGACTGGCAAGCAGAACCTATGATAGTGGTAAGCGTGATCTGGCTTTCAAATTTCTCAAAACTGTATCGGCTCAAATTCAGAGTGATGAAGACAGAAAAAGACTTGATGATTTAGTAGGTAGCGAAATTAGAGATAAAAAGATTTGGGTACATTATCACTCATTAGTTTTTCAAGGGGGGAGTACAGCAATTAAACTCTAA